GTGTAACCTATTCTGTTAGCAGGAACAGTAAGGCAATATTCAAAAAAAGCAATACACCAGCTTATAATAATTGCTTTCCATAAAGGCAACCCTTTTTCTTTCAAATGCCAATACCAGGCAACCGTCATAAAAACATTAGAGCACACTAAAAGACCAATTGTTTTCATCTTATTTATCTGATTTTAGATCGGAAGAG
This sequence is a window from Thermococcus sp. M36. Protein-coding genes within it:
- a CDS encoding DMT family protein, which codes for MKTIGLLVCSNVFMTVAWYWHLKEKGLPLWKAIIISWCIAFFEYCLTVPANRIGYTTGWSGFQLKIVQEVITLVIFCIFAVVYLKEPVRWNYAVSFTLILGAVYFAFKK